The nucleotide sequence CGCGCCCGCGATTACCCATCCGGCTCTGCCAGTCATCGCCATCGCCACCGGAACTACCGCTGTCAAAACCGCCACTTTGCTTGCGACCACCTGTCCGGCTCTGCCAGTCATCACCGCTGCCACTGTTGCGGTGGCCTTGTCTGCTTTGCCCATCGTTACCAGCGTCGGAACGATTGCGTCTGCCGGAACGCTCGCGGTCATCCCTTCCATCGCGGTCACCGCGCGGAACGTGCTCCATGACATCGCCCACCGGAGTTCCCTTGAAGACCTCCTGCATCAACCTGAACGGAAGATCGTCTCCCGCTCCCCTGGCGGAGACCGCCACCGGAGCCGAGACCATTAGAGTCGCCACCGATAGAACCAGTACCTTGATATTCATGAGTTTGCCCCTGTCCCAGTTAAATATAACGCCGTATTAATTCCTGCCCTTGACCACAAAACAATAGCAGTTAACGGGCTGGTGTGCCGCCCTATAGCCACGCTTATGACGACGGGTGTCACAGAACCTTGCAAGTGCGGTTTGTGGCACCATGCTTTGCAAGCCATCACCTGTGAAGGCCACCTCTTATCCCTGCTTCTCAAACCCCATCTGACCCCGAGGATAATCTGGCCCTCGAACGCAGCGCCGACTTCAAGAGCGAATTTTTCGATGGTGAAATCTTCGCCCCGACGGCGGCCAATGAGTCGCATAACCTCATTGTGACTAACGCAATACGCGAATTGAGCTTTCAGTTCAAAAAATTTCTTTGCAAAACTTATACCAATAACCTGCAAGTCCAGGTTGATCGGAGCGGGTTGTGCAGCGGCCCGGACGTGGTGGTGGTTTGCGGCAAGGCCCAGTTCGACGACGCCCAGCTCGACACCTTGCTGAATCCGACCCTCATCGTCGAGGTGCTGTCGGACTCCACCCAAGCCCACGACCGGGGTCGCAAGTTCGAGCAGTACCGCAAGCTGGAATCGCTGGCCGAATACGTGCTGACCGCGCAAAACCGCCCCCATATCGACGCGCACCGACGCCGGGTCAAACCAGGAATGGTTGCTGGCGGAATGCGACGGTCTGGACGGGGTGTTGCGCTGGCCATCCAGCGACCGCACGCTGGCGCTGGCGGCGATTTACGACCAGGTGGAATGGCCGACCACCTGAAACGCCCGACGTTCGAGCGGGTTCCAGTCTGCTATCATGGCGCGCTCGCGCCGGATACCCCGGCCCCTGTGTTATCAGAACGATCCGACCCGCCATGAATCCAGTTTTACACATCGCCCAGCGCGCCGCTCTCAGCGCCAGCCGTATCCTGCTGCGCCATTTCGATCACCTGGAACGGCTCAACGTCACCACCAAACAGCGCAACGATTTTGTCAGCGAAGCCGATGTGCAGGCCGAGCGCGAGATCATTCAAACCCTGCGCAAAACCTATCCCAATCACGGCATTCTGGCCGAGGAAAGCGGCGAACAACCCGGCCAGGACGAGTACGAATGGGTGATCGATCCGCTAGACGGCACCACCAACTTTTTGCATGGGATCCCTCACTTCGCCATCTCCATCGCTTTCCGTCACAAGAAGCGGCTGGAAGCGGCGTTGGTCTACGACCCGATCCGCCAGGAGCTATTCACCGCCTCGCGCGGTGGCAGCGCCCAGCTGAACGACCGACGCATCAGGGTCAGCGGGGTCAACGCCCTGGAAAACGCCTTGCTCGGTACCGGCTTTCCGTTTCGCCATCCCCAGCACCAACCGGCTTATCTGAATGCCTTCGGCCATTTGTTCGGCAAATGCGTGGAAATCCGTCGCGCCGGAGCGGCCTCGTTGGATTTGGCCTACGTCGCGGCGGGCCGGCTCGACGCCTTCTGGGAGATCGGCTTGAAACCGTGGGATCTGGCGGGCGGCGCGCTGCTGGTGCAAGAGGCTGGCGGTTTGCTCAGCGATTTCGGCGGCGGCAACGACTTCATGAAAACTGGCAACATCGTCGCCGGTAACCCCAAAATGTTCAAAGCCTTGCTTCAAGAGATGCAGCCGCATCTGACGCCGGACTTGGCCCGTTAGCCGCACGGGGCACAGCGCCGGCGTCCGCGGCGCTCGGTGCGGGCCGGCCGCGGCCCCGGCGCGGACCCGTGCCGGGCGCTCACTACCTAATGGAGTAGTTTTCCCGGTGAATAGGCTATTTCTTGAAGTATCCTGAACCCTTGGCGACCGGTAATGGATGGAAAATCTGATGACGGAAGCAGCGACGTCCAAACCTTACAATCTGTTGCGCTCTTTTTCCATTCTCAGCCTGTTATCCATCGTGGCGATCAGCGCGATC is from Candidatus Competibacteraceae bacterium and encodes:
- a CDS encoding Uma2 family endonuclease, encoding MPASQTPSDPEDNLALERSADFKSEFFDGEIFAPTAANESHNLIVTNAIRELSFQFKKFLCKTYTNNLQVQVDRSGLCSGPDVVVVCGKAQFDDAQLDTLLNPTLIVEVLSDSTQAHDRGRKFEQYRKLESLAEYVLTAQNRPHIDAHRRRVKPGMVAGGMRRSGRGVALAIQRPHAGAGGDLRPGGMADHLKRPTFERVPVCYHGALAPDTPAPVLSERSDPP
- the suhB gene encoding inositol-1-monophosphatase, yielding MNPVLHIAQRAALSASRILLRHFDHLERLNVTTKQRNDFVSEADVQAEREIIQTLRKTYPNHGILAEESGEQPGQDEYEWVIDPLDGTTNFLHGIPHFAISIAFRHKKRLEAALVYDPIRQELFTASRGGSAQLNDRRIRVSGVNALENALLGTGFPFRHPQHQPAYLNAFGHLFGKCVEIRRAGAASLDLAYVAAGRLDAFWEIGLKPWDLAGGALLVQEAGGLLSDFGGGNDFMKTGNIVAGNPKMFKALLQEMQPHLTPDLAR